Proteins from a genomic interval of Desulfofustis limnaeus:
- a CDS encoding hybrid sensor histidine kinase/response regulator — protein MHSFQFYQATLDSLRATIAIIDRLGVILFVNRSWREFAMANGASPEQVSEGCNYFAVCEKSAADGCAEARFFAEQALKMVDGEIEEFTLEYPCHAPDRQRWFQVRVTRLQYDRSGRIVIAHEDLTLIKRAEQELKKREVLLDQIVNISPNLVFVKDAAGRYLLANHASAAMYGRSPKEMIGRTDDELVSSSQFPTEDAKSFHQADKAVFTTREAMVIDEQSFTDHRGIQRWFRTVRAPIFIDGEVRYLAGIANDITRNREQEQAVRNAQLRLQTILNTLNHEITLFDKEARVVWANDRACQQAGRSLAESVGQPCGRFYCRICHDGGDCPVRTVLATVKRHQRTLTTTTGATLALSANPVIDENQELVGAVLVVEDVTERLSLEQQLRQAQKLESLGTLAGGIAHDFNNILTAILGFTELCLDRSATDPVMKEDLEEVYRASLRARELVEQILTFSRRNEEETKPLDIALLIKEATKLLRATLPSTIEIKSRFSREVGMVRADPSRIHQILMNLCTNAAHAMRESGGVLSLSLSSTEIVDPDRLALPFLIAGRTYARLEVSDTGCGMDPEMIPLIFDPYFTTKEKGEGTGLGLAVVHGIVRDYNGAITVDSIPGKGSSFVVYLPLHRDEKQVSETQRTETVQHGHGESLLVVDDEPGITRFYQKVLARAGYRVSTENDSRQALEIIRSRQQPIDLLISDMTMPGLTGERLAQQARQAVPDLPVILISGNRPGLPESLAGYEAIESLAKPIDRDRLLATIRKLLGGDVSSRE, from the coding sequence ATGCATTCCTTTCAATTTTATCAGGCGACCCTCGATTCACTCAGGGCTACCATCGCCATCATCGACAGATTGGGCGTTATCCTCTTTGTCAATCGATCCTGGCGGGAATTTGCCATGGCGAACGGTGCTTCTCCCGAACAGGTGTCGGAAGGCTGTAACTATTTTGCCGTCTGTGAAAAAAGCGCGGCTGACGGTTGTGCGGAGGCCCGATTTTTTGCCGAACAGGCACTGAAGATGGTTGATGGTGAGATCGAAGAGTTTACTCTGGAATATCCGTGTCACGCTCCGGATAGGCAGCGCTGGTTCCAGGTTCGGGTGACTCGGCTGCAGTATGATCGGAGTGGCCGAATAGTTATTGCCCATGAGGATCTCACGTTAATTAAGCGGGCCGAACAAGAGCTGAAAAAACGTGAAGTCCTGTTGGATCAGATCGTCAATATCTCACCCAACCTGGTGTTTGTCAAAGACGCCGCAGGGCGATACCTGCTGGCCAATCACGCCTCTGCTGCCATGTATGGCAGGTCTCCGAAGGAGATGATCGGCCGCACTGACGACGAACTGGTCTCCTCCAGTCAATTTCCGACCGAGGATGCCAAGTCCTTTCATCAAGCCGATAAGGCCGTTTTTACCACGCGTGAAGCGATGGTGATCGATGAGCAGTCGTTTACCGATCACCGCGGCATCCAGCGTTGGTTCCGCACGGTCAGGGCGCCGATCTTCATCGACGGCGAGGTTCGCTATCTGGCCGGGATCGCCAACGATATCACCAGGAACCGCGAGCAGGAGCAGGCGGTTCGTAATGCCCAGCTGCGTTTGCAGACCATTCTCAACACCCTCAACCATGAGATCACCCTGTTCGACAAGGAGGCGCGGGTGGTCTGGGCCAACGACCGAGCCTGCCAGCAGGCCGGCCGGTCCCTGGCCGAAAGCGTCGGTCAACCGTGCGGCAGGTTTTATTGCCGGATCTGCCATGACGGTGGCGATTGCCCGGTGCGTACCGTCCTGGCCACGGTGAAACGGCACCAGCGAACCCTTACCACCACCACCGGCGCCACGCTGGCTTTAAGCGCGAATCCGGTGATTGACGAAAACCAGGAACTGGTTGGCGCGGTGCTGGTGGTCGAAGATGTTACCGAGCGATTGTCATTGGAACAGCAGCTCCGCCAAGCCCAAAAACTGGAGTCGCTCGGTACGTTGGCCGGCGGTATTGCCCATGACTTCAACAATATTTTGACAGCGATCCTGGGGTTTACCGAACTGTGCCTGGACCGGTCGGCCACCGATCCGGTTATGAAAGAAGATCTGGAAGAGGTGTATCGGGCCAGTCTTCGGGCTCGAGAGTTGGTGGAGCAGATCCTCACCTTCAGCCGGCGAAACGAGGAGGAGACAAAGCCCCTCGACATCGCTCTGCTGATCAAGGAGGCGACCAAGCTGCTGCGGGCCACGCTGCCGTCGACCATTGAGATCAAGAGCCGTTTTAGCCGGGAGGTGGGGATGGTGCGAGCCGATCCCTCTCGGATTCACCAGATCCTGATGAACCTGTGTACCAATGCCGCCCATGCGATGCGGGAAAGTGGCGGGGTGCTGTCGCTCTCCCTGAGTAGCACGGAAATAGTTGACCCGGATCGGTTGGCGCTTCCCTTCCTGATTGCCGGGAGAACCTATGCCCGCCTGGAGGTGAGCGACACCGGGTGCGGTATGGATCCTGAGATGATCCCGCTGATCTTCGACCCCTATTTCACCACTAAAGAGAAGGGTGAGGGAACCGGGCTGGGCCTGGCGGTCGTTCACGGCATCGTCCGCGATTATAACGGCGCCATCACCGTGGATTCCATTCCCGGTAAGGGCTCGAGCTTTGTCGTCTATCTGCCGCTACACCGTGACGAAAAGCAGGTGTCGGAGACGCAACGGACAGAGACGGTGCAGCATGGGCACGGCGAATCGCTGCTGGTGGTCGACGATGAGCCGGGTATTACCCGCTTTTATCAAAAGGTATTGGCCCGTGCCGGTTATCGGGTGAGTACCGAAAATGACAGCAGGCAGGCGCTGGAAATCATCAGAAGCCGGCAACAGCCGATCGATCTGCTGATCAGCGATATGACCATGCCGGGCCTCACCGGCGAAAGACTGGCGCAGCAGGCCCGACAAGCCGTCCCGGATCTGCCGGTTATCCTGATCAGCGGCAACCGGCCGGGGCTTCCCGAATCGCTTGCCGGTTACGAGGCCATTGAATCCCTGGCCAAACCGATCGATCGTGATCGGTTGCTCGCCACCATCCGTAAACTACTCGGCGGTGACGTCTCGTCTCGAGAGTGA
- a CDS encoding HD domain-containing phosphohydrolase — MSELTETILFVDDEMHILDSMKRQLRNRFSLEIAASGPEALEKCKTNGPFAVIVSDMRMPGMDGVKLLSLVKELYPETVRLMLTGNADQETASEAVNKGQIFRFLTKPCPIATLVPALALALRQYRLITAERELLNKTLGGSIKVLSDLLGYTSPNAFSSSARIQPVVLAIGRALAVDNLWQLEIAALMSQIGCVTLPADLLAKRYSGKELSATEEDLYRSHPQVGADLLQHIPRLEGVAHIIRNQLKPFCQYDQGDTEHSEEALGAQIIKAAFDHDLLLGRGLSHEQAAKQLALRPDDYNPEVLAELAKRKTSTHTRLATLRIRDLAVGMIVDEDVEAPNGTLLVPHGQELTWPILQGLINFSRQSGVKEPVRVRIKEQHSDQPR; from the coding sequence ATGAGTGAGTTGACCGAGACCATCCTGTTCGTCGACGATGAGATGCACATCCTCGATTCGATGAAACGCCAACTGCGCAATCGTTTTTCCCTTGAGATCGCCGCCAGTGGGCCAGAAGCCCTGGAAAAATGCAAAACAAATGGACCATTTGCGGTGATCGTTTCGGATATGCGGATGCCGGGGATGGACGGTGTCAAACTACTCAGCCTGGTTAAAGAACTCTATCCGGAGACGGTGCGCCTGATGCTCACCGGCAATGCCGACCAGGAAACGGCCAGCGAGGCGGTCAACAAAGGACAGATTTTTCGCTTTCTCACCAAGCCCTGCCCCATAGCCACGCTGGTGCCCGCCCTGGCTCTGGCCCTGCGGCAATATCGGTTGATCACCGCCGAACGGGAACTGCTCAACAAGACCCTGGGCGGGAGCATCAAGGTGCTTTCCGACCTGCTCGGTTACACGAGCCCGAATGCCTTCAGCAGCAGCGCGCGCATTCAGCCCGTGGTGCTGGCCATCGGCCGGGCGCTGGCGGTGGACAACCTCTGGCAACTGGAGATTGCCGCCCTGATGTCGCAGATCGGTTGCGTGACCCTGCCTGCGGATCTGCTGGCCAAGCGCTATTCAGGTAAGGAGCTGAGCGCCACCGAAGAGGATTTGTATCGGAGCCACCCGCAGGTCGGCGCCGACCTGCTGCAGCACATCCCGCGATTGGAAGGGGTCGCGCACATCATCCGCAATCAATTGAAACCCTTCTGTCAGTACGACCAGGGCGACACCGAGCACAGCGAAGAGGCCCTCGGGGCCCAGATTATCAAGGCCGCCTTTGACCATGACCTATTGCTTGGCCGCGGACTCAGCCACGAACAAGCCGCCAAACAGCTGGCACTCCGGCCCGACGACTATAATCCGGAGGTGCTGGCCGAACTGGCGAAACGCAAGACCAGCACGCACACCCGATTGGCCACCCTGCGCATTCGGGACCTGGCGGTGGGTATGATCGTCGACGAAGATGTGGAGGCCCCCAACGGCACCCTGCTGGTCCCCCACGGTCAGGAACTGACCTGGCCGATACTGCAGGGACTGATCAATTTTTCCCGTCAATCGGGAGTCAAGGAGCCGGTCCGGGTGCGCATCAAAGAACAACACTCAGACCAGCCTCGTTGA
- a CDS encoding response regulator, protein MKKNILFVDDEPNILDGIKRMLRPFREAYDIRFCENGSRALELMGEQPADVVVSDMRMPGMDGAALLNHVQQDYPHAIRIMLTGQADDTAVLKTVTVAHQFLAKPCAPERLKEVLARATALHDRLTNGHLKNLVTGIGTLPSLPSVYAKLQETLKDPEASLDDVAAIIEQDMAMTAKLLQLVNSSFFGLYRKVDSPARAVKLLGLDTIKVLVLGIQIFSEFKAPGQKAALARLWQHSMAVAQCSKRIAMEASDNLDLINNSFIAGMLHDIGRLLLLSHLGKDYAEIIQTAEKQGIRLETEEAARLQTTHADIGAYLIGLWGFNGDIIEAIAFHHRMKELEADRLTAALAVHLADHYYYLRYPDQVVGKPPVLDTAYLERLGYAEASAEWMTQCQSLLETDDDQ, encoded by the coding sequence ATGAAAAAAAACATCCTCTTTGTGGACGATGAACCCAATATCCTGGACGGTATCAAGCGGATGCTCCGGCCGTTCCGCGAGGCCTACGACATCCGCTTCTGCGAGAACGGCAGCCGGGCCCTGGAGTTGATGGGCGAGCAACCGGCCGATGTTGTCGTCTCGGACATGCGCATGCCGGGTATGGACGGTGCGGCGCTGCTCAACCACGTCCAACAGGACTACCCGCATGCCATCCGGATCATGCTGACCGGTCAGGCCGATGATACGGCCGTGCTCAAAACCGTCACCGTGGCCCACCAATTTCTCGCCAAACCGTGCGCACCCGAACGCCTCAAGGAAGTGCTGGCCCGCGCCACCGCCCTGCACGACCGATTGACCAACGGCCACCTCAAGAACCTGGTAACCGGTATCGGTACCCTGCCGAGCCTGCCGTCGGTCTACGCCAAGCTCCAGGAAACCCTGAAAGACCCGGAAGCAAGCCTGGACGACGTGGCGGCGATCATCGAGCAGGACATGGCAATGACCGCCAAGCTCCTGCAACTGGTCAACTCCTCGTTCTTCGGCCTCTACCGGAAAGTCGACAGCCCGGCCCGCGCCGTCAAACTGCTCGGTCTCGACACCATCAAGGTGCTGGTGCTGGGCATCCAGATCTTTTCCGAGTTCAAGGCGCCGGGCCAGAAGGCCGCCTTGGCCAGGCTCTGGCAACACAGTATGGCGGTCGCCCAATGCAGCAAAAGGATTGCCATGGAGGCCAGTGACAACCTGGATCTGATCAACAATTCTTTCATTGCCGGTATGCTGCACGATATCGGCCGGCTCCTGCTACTCTCCCATCTCGGCAAGGACTATGCAGAAATCATTCAAACAGCCGAAAAACAGGGCATTCGTCTGGAAACCGAAGAGGCAGCCCGGCTGCAGACCACGCACGCCGATATCGGGGCCTATCTTATCGGCCTGTGGGGCTTCAACGGCGACATCATCGAGGCCATCGCCTTCCACCACCGGATGAAAGAGTTGGAGGCCGACCGTCTTACCGCCGCGCTGGCGGTACACCTGGCCGACCACTACTACTATCTCAGATACCCCGACCAGGTGGTCGGCAAACCACCGGTGCTCGACACCGCTTATCTGGAACGGCTGGGTTACGCGGAGGCATCAGCGGAGTGGATGACTCAGTGTCAGTCCCTGTTGGAAACTGACGACGACCAATAA
- a CDS encoding PAS domain-containing hybrid sensor histidine kinase/response regulator: MTDKPTRDPEQLKDGPAERERSAGDDPQGASASCENAFAAFFATSLDALFITCPDGRILRANPAACRMLGYSEEEIIKLGRDGILDVNDERLAQALEERRQKGSYRGEINYVNKSGRIIPTEVTSIIFKTADGEERSSIIVRDLTEKKQKEHQVQEQRRLNQTLIDALPCVALLLRPATREIVAMNQAAKRAGCEIGKTCFATWAGFTSPCPWCLAPNVWATGEPQHHEIEGLGVIWDAYWLKVSDDLYIHYAFDVTEHKKHEKALRDHEQFTKTVMDHLPIGLAVNSVDPAVTMIYMNDNFARFYRTTKEALRDPDSFWEAVYEDPDFRREIKERVLEDCASGDPRRMIWEDIPITRKGRQTHYICAQNTPVLNNSMMLSTVWDVTERMRIQIELKKSEEQYRTLFESMDEGFCVIQVVFDETGTAEDYLLLETNPAFSKHTGLVDVRGKLMNDLIAPGDDSWSETFGRIARTGVPERFEKQSEILNRWFEVYAFRISKPREHKVAILLQDISERKRAEADRERLQAQLIQAQKLESVGRLAGGVAHDFNNMLSVIIGFTELAQSRIKQSDPVYSDLQEIFTAAKRSASITEQLLAFARKQIVTPKLLDLNEATEATLKMLRRLIGENISLEYHPRAGLAPILIDPSQLNQILTNLSVNARDAIGDVGKITIETAMATVPHRDAGTGEASEFVMLSFSDNGCGMDQETMKNIFEPFFSTKDSGKGTGLGLSTIYGIVDQNGGFIEVFSEPGLGTTFKIYFPKQAGRTDNSHAPEKEGRFAGNGETVLVVEDEIAILRLSRTILEKAGYHVLIASSPEEALRLAEHQEKTIHLLVTDVIMPEMNGRDLALQLMQQFPRLRSLYMSGYTADLIGHHGVLTDGVHFIQKPFSRSDLLKKVREVLDTVSLENSIAP, from the coding sequence ATGACCGACAAACCGACACGTGATCCGGAACAGCTAAAAGACGGGCCAGCCGAGCGGGAACGCAGCGCTGGCGATGACCCGCAAGGAGCATCCGCATCGTGTGAAAATGCCTTTGCCGCCTTTTTCGCCACCAGTTTGGACGCCCTGTTCATCACCTGCCCCGACGGTCGGATATTACGGGCCAACCCCGCCGCCTGCCGGATGCTCGGCTACAGCGAAGAAGAGATTATCAAGCTGGGAAGAGATGGGATCCTCGATGTCAACGACGAGCGTCTCGCCCAGGCGCTGGAAGAAAGGAGACAAAAAGGCAGCTACCGTGGCGAAATCAATTACGTCAACAAGAGCGGCAGAATCATCCCCACCGAAGTAACCTCGATTATCTTCAAAACCGCTGACGGCGAAGAGCGATCAAGCATCATCGTCAGGGATTTAACGGAAAAAAAACAGAAAGAGCATCAGGTCCAGGAGCAGAGAAGACTGAACCAGACCCTGATCGATGCCTTGCCCTGCGTTGCCCTGCTGCTGCGACCGGCAACCCGGGAAATTGTGGCCATGAACCAGGCAGCCAAGCGCGCCGGCTGCGAGATCGGCAAGACCTGTTTTGCCACCTGGGCGGGCTTCACCTCGCCCTGTCCCTGGTGCCTGGCGCCGAACGTGTGGGCCACCGGGGAACCGCAGCACCATGAAATCGAAGGCCTCGGGGTCATCTGGGACGCCTATTGGCTGAAGGTGTCCGACGATCTCTATATCCACTACGCCTTTGACGTCACCGAGCATAAAAAACATGAAAAGGCCTTGCGGGACCATGAGCAATTCACCAAGACGGTCATGGATCACCTGCCGATCGGCTTGGCGGTGAATTCCGTCGACCCTGCGGTCACCATGATTTACATGAACGACAATTTCGCCCGGTTCTATCGAACGACCAAAGAGGCATTGAGAGACCCCGACTCCTTCTGGGAAGCGGTGTATGAAGATCCGGATTTTCGCCGCGAGATTAAAGAGCGCGTCCTGGAAGACTGCGCCAGCGGCGATCCGCGACGAATGATCTGGGAAGACATCCCGATCACCAGAAAGGGCCGGCAGACCCATTACATCTGCGCCCAGAACACCCCGGTGCTGAACAATTCGATGATGCTGTCGACGGTCTGGGATGTGACCGAGCGCATGCGGATCCAGATCGAACTGAAGAAATCCGAAGAGCAGTACCGCACTCTGTTCGAATCAATGGATGAGGGTTTCTGCGTCATCCAGGTAGTGTTCGACGAGACGGGGACGGCTGAAGATTACCTTCTGCTCGAAACCAACCCGGCGTTTTCCAAGCACACCGGCCTGGTGGATGTACGGGGCAAGCTGATGAACGATCTGATCGCGCCCGGGGACGATTCATGGTCAGAGACCTTCGGCCGGATCGCCCGTACCGGGGTTCCGGAACGATTCGAAAAGCAATCGGAAATACTCAACCGCTGGTTTGAGGTCTATGCCTTTCGCATTAGCAAACCTCGTGAGCACAAGGTAGCCATCCTGCTGCAGGACATCTCCGAGCGCAAACGGGCTGAGGCCGATCGGGAACGGCTGCAGGCCCAACTCATCCAGGCGCAGAAGCTGGAATCGGTGGGCCGTTTGGCAGGCGGCGTCGCCCACGATTTCAACAATATGCTCAGCGTGATCATCGGCTTCACCGAACTGGCCCAATCCCGTATCAAACAAAGCGATCCAGTCTACAGCGACCTCCAGGAAATTTTCACCGCTGCCAAGCGCTCCGCCAGCATCACCGAACAATTACTGGCTTTTGCCCGCAAACAAATCGTAACGCCGAAGCTCCTTGATCTCAACGAAGCCACCGAAGCGACCCTAAAAATGCTCCGGCGTCTGATCGGCGAGAACATCAGCCTGGAGTACCATCCAAGAGCCGGGCTCGCGCCGATCCTGATCGACCCGTCGCAACTCAACCAGATTTTGACCAACCTGAGCGTGAACGCCCGTGATGCCATCGGCGATGTGGGGAAAATCACCATCGAAACCGCCATGGCCACGGTACCCCACCGTGATGCCGGTACCGGAGAAGCATCGGAATTCGTCATGCTCTCGTTCAGCGATAACGGCTGCGGGATGGACCAGGAAACAATGAAAAACATCTTTGAGCCGTTCTTCTCCACCAAGGATTCGGGCAAAGGAACCGGGCTCGGCCTGTCGACGATCTACGGCATCGTCGATCAGAACGGCGGTTTTATCGAAGTCTTCAGCGAACCGGGACTAGGCACCACCTTCAAGATCTATTTCCCGAAACAGGCCGGCCGCACCGATAACTCCCACGCCCCTGAGAAAGAAGGCCGCTTTGCCGGTAACGGTGAGACGGTTCTCGTCGTCGAGGACGAGATTGCCATTCTGCGGCTGAGTCGCACGATCCTGGAAAAAGCCGGTTATCACGTGTTGATCGCTTCTTCTCCAGAAGAAGCGTTACGACTGGCTGAGCACCAGGAAAAGACGATACACCTCCTGGTAACCGACGTTATCATGCCGGAGATGAACGGACGCGACCTGGCACTCCAGCTGATGCAGCAATTCCCTCGCCTGAGAAGCCTGTACATGTCCGGATATACTGCCGATCTCATTGGCCACCACGGTGTGCTGACAGACGGGGTGCACTTCATCCAAAAGCCGTTTTCAAGAAGCGATTTACTGAAAAAAGTGCGAGAAGTGCTCGATACCGTTTCACTCGAAAACTCCATTGCCCCCTAA
- a CDS encoding transporter substrate-binding domain-containing protein, whose protein sequence is MSIPFRKTAIILMVSLCFLLFMAGFAHPSEQLIDGKPVITSAAEIDYPPFSLLDREGRADGFSVQLLRSALAAMGREASFRIGPWQEVRGWLETGEVEALPLVGQTPEREELFDFTFPYMSLHGAIVVRQGTDDIEDLHDLRGKQVAVMRGDNAEEFLRRENLGYSIVTTSTFEEALQELSSGLHDAVVIQRLVGLRLIQESGLTNLKIVNKPIEGFRQDFSFAVREGDRETLALLNEGLALVMADGTYHHLHATWFARYELPDRAIIIGGDHNYPPYEYLDENGEPAGHNVDLTRAIAKALNLDVVIRLGPWTEVRAALERGEIDGLQGMFYSPERDLKFDFTPAHSVNHYIAVTRLNRPEPPDTWEQFQGLTVAVQKGDLIHEHIQEQALIEQIIETGSMEEALRLVIESKADAALVSRLTALHYKERLGWQELTIGREALFSPDYCYAVAPTNGALLAHLSEGLQLVKESGEYQRIKEKWMGISDRSTPLLVLTYMAMVAIPLLLVLGAAALWNGSLRRQVNQRTRELLHSTEYQRALVTCSPVALYSIDLDGMVLTWNNSAERLFGWGEDEVIGKPLPIVPEDKQEESAFFRRSIHGGQVFSGIEVVRQKKDGSLFNGRLSLAPIKNDSGVTVGVMEAMEDVTDLLLARQNIIHLNHVLRAIRNINQLIVREQDPIQLIEKSCAVLTGSRGYRSTLLVLFNEDGAPHAWAHTGDEACTGKLDDRLKRGEIPPCCQTTAAANTPAATTPDGSLCSRCFLPPTTDCRKKHLLCARLHHQGVILGHLVATQDPDITLDEEEQQLFTELAQDLSYALHMLQKKQEFDASEQQRKSLEQQLLHAQKMESVGRLAGGIAHDYNNMLSVIIGNAELMLDTLPPDAPGHEELREIIEAADRSAEITRQLLAFARKQTVSPQIIDLNETVERSLKMLRRLIGEHIELIWRPSSHVGTIKIDPIQIDQLLTNLCVNARDAIPDTGTITIETDSRTIDEDYCVTHADYVPGDFVMLAVSDTGIGMTRDQMNNVFEPFFTTKPLGEGTGLGLSTVYGIVKQNDGFINVYSEPGEGTTFKIYLPLLATPAENDQAREPSRATLQAAGETILVVEDDPAILRLTGKLLQDLGYRPLLADSVEKALELAATAETLHLLLTDVIMPRMNGAELAASIGALRPGIKVIFMSGYTADVIAHKGVLNDDVTYIQKPFSRNGLAVTLKKALTDA, encoded by the coding sequence ATGAGCATACCTTTCCGGAAGACAGCTATCATCCTGATGGTGAGCCTCTGTTTTCTGCTGTTCATGGCCGGATTCGCTCACCCATCCGAGCAGTTGATTGATGGCAAGCCGGTCATCACCTCCGCTGCGGAGATTGATTACCCTCCGTTTTCTTTGCTCGACCGAGAAGGACGAGCAGACGGTTTCTCGGTGCAATTGCTGCGCAGTGCGCTGGCGGCTATGGGGAGGGAAGCAAGCTTTCGCATCGGTCCCTGGCAAGAGGTTCGCGGTTGGCTTGAAACCGGCGAGGTGGAAGCGTTGCCCCTGGTCGGCCAAACACCGGAACGGGAAGAGCTTTTCGATTTCACCTTTCCCTATATGTCGCTGCATGGCGCCATCGTCGTCCGCCAAGGCACCGATGATATCGAGGATCTCCATGACCTGCGGGGCAAGCAGGTGGCGGTGATGCGTGGCGACAACGCCGAAGAGTTTCTCCGCCGGGAAAACCTCGGCTACAGCATCGTAACCACCTCGACCTTTGAAGAGGCCCTGCAGGAGCTTTCTTCAGGGCTGCACGACGCGGTTGTCATTCAACGGCTGGTGGGGCTGCGGCTGATCCAGGAGTCCGGCCTGACCAATCTGAAAATCGTCAACAAACCGATCGAGGGATTTCGCCAGGACTTCAGCTTCGCGGTCCGGGAAGGAGACCGGGAAACCCTGGCCCTGCTCAACGAGGGCCTGGCCCTGGTCATGGCCGACGGCACCTATCACCACCTCCATGCCACATGGTTCGCCCGCTACGAATTGCCGGACCGGGCCATCATCATTGGCGGCGACCACAACTACCCGCCCTACGAATATCTCGATGAGAACGGCGAACCGGCCGGCCACAACGTCGACTTGACCCGGGCCATCGCCAAGGCGCTCAACCTCGACGTGGTCATCCGCCTCGGCCCCTGGACCGAGGTCCGGGCCGCCCTGGAGCGCGGCGAGATCGATGGTCTGCAGGGAATGTTCTATTCGCCGGAGCGTGATCTGAAATTCGATTTCACCCCCGCTCACTCCGTCAACCATTATATCGCCGTTACCCGGCTGAACAGGCCGGAGCCGCCGGATACCTGGGAACAGTTCCAGGGGTTGACGGTCGCCGTGCAGAAGGGCGATTTGATCCATGAGCATATTCAAGAACAAGCGCTGATCGAGCAGATCATCGAGACCGGCAGCATGGAGGAGGCGCTGCGCCTGGTCATCGAATCGAAAGCCGATGCAGCCCTTGTTTCCCGGCTGACCGCCCTCCATTATAAAGAGCGGCTCGGCTGGCAGGAGTTGACCATCGGCAGGGAAGCACTCTTCTCTCCCGATTATTGTTACGCCGTCGCCCCGACCAACGGTGCGTTGCTCGCCCATCTCAGCGAAGGACTGCAGCTGGTCAAAGAAAGTGGGGAATACCAGCGGATCAAAGAAAAGTGGATGGGCATCTCCGATCGTTCAACGCCGCTGCTTGTCCTCACGTATATGGCGATGGTCGCCATACCGCTGCTGCTGGTACTCGGTGCCGCTGCTCTGTGGAACGGATCGTTGCGTCGCCAGGTGAACCAACGGACCAGGGAATTGTTGCACAGCACCGAATATCAGCGAGCCCTGGTGACCTGCTCACCCGTAGCCCTCTACAGTATCGACCTCGACGGCATGGTGCTGACCTGGAACAATTCAGCCGAGCGGCTGTTTGGCTGGGGTGAAGATGAGGTTATCGGCAAGCCACTGCCGATCGTCCCGGAAGACAAACAGGAAGAATCGGCCTTCTTCCGCCGCAGCATTCATGGCGGCCAGGTCTTCTCAGGTATCGAGGTCGTTCGCCAAAAAAAGGATGGGTCTCTGTTTAACGGCAGACTCTCGTTGGCGCCCATCAAGAACGACAGCGGTGTCACCGTGGGCGTCATGGAGGCTATGGAGGACGTTACCGACCTGCTGCTCGCCCGGCAAAACATCATTCATCTCAACCACGTCCTGCGAGCGATTCGCAACATCAACCAGCTCATCGTCCGAGAGCAGGACCCGATCCAGCTGATCGAAAAGAGCTGCGCGGTCCTCACCGGCAGCCGCGGCTATCGATCGACGTTGCTGGTGTTGTTCAATGAGGATGGCGCTCCCCATGCCTGGGCCCATACGGGCGATGAGGCCTGTACAGGGAAGCTGGATGATCGGCTCAAACGGGGAGAAATACCCCCCTGTTGCCAGACCACCGCTGCGGCGAATACCCCTGCCGCCACCACCCCCGACGGATCACTCTGCAGCCGGTGTTTTCTTCCTCCAACAACCGACTGCCGGAAGAAGCACTTACTCTGCGCCCGGCTACACCATCAGGGAGTCATCCTGGGCCACCTGGTGGCCACCCAGGATCCCGACATCACCCTTGACGAAGAGGAACAACAATTATTCACCGAACTCGCCCAGGATCTTTCCTACGCGCTGCACATGCTGCAGAAGAAGCAGGAATTCGATGCCTCCGAGCAGCAGCGCAAGTCCCTGGAACAGCAACTCCTGCACGCCCAGAAAATGGAATCGGTCGGTAGGCTGGCCGGCGGCATCGCTCACGACTACAACAATATGCTCAGCGTCATCATTGGTAATGCCGAACTCATGCTGGATACGTTACCACCGGACGCCCCCGGACACGAGGAACTCAGAGAAATTATCGAAGCCGCCGATCGGTCAGCGGAGATTACCAGGCAACTTCTGGCCTTTGCTCGAAAGCAGACCGTCTCCCCGCAAATAATAGATCTCAACGAGACCGTTGAACGATCGTTGAAGATGCTTCGCCGCCTGATCGGCGAACATATCGAGCTGATCTGGCGTCCATCCAGCCACGTGGGAACGATCAAGATCGACCCGATCCAGATCGATCAGCTGTTGACCAACCTGTGTGTCAATGCCCGCGATGCGATTCCAGACACCGGCACGATAACCATCGAAACGGATAGCCGCACCATCGACGAAGACTATTGTGTCACTCACGCCGATTATGTTCCGGGCGACTTCGTCATGCTTGCCGTATCCGACACCGGTATCGGCATGACCAGGGACCAGATGAACAACGTGTTCGAGCCGTTCTTCACCACCAAGCCGCTCGGCGAGGGAACCGGCCTCGGGCTGTCCACGGTGTACGGCATCGTCAAGCAGAACGACGGCTTCATCAACGTTTACAGCGAACCGGGAGAGGGAACGACCTTCAAGATCTATCTGCCACTGCTGGCCACCCCCGCAGAAAACGACCAAGCAAGGGAGCCGAGCCGTGCTACTTTGCAGGCTGCCGGAGAGACGATCCTGGTGGTGGAGGACGACCCGGCCATTTTACGGCTGACCGGCAAACTGCTCCAGGATCTTGGCTACCGTCCGCTCCTCGCCGATTCGGTGGAAAAGGCGCTGGAGCTGGCAGCGACCGCGGAGACATTGCACCTGCTGCTGACCGACGTGATCATGCCCCGGATGAACGGGGCCGAGTTGGCTGCCAGCATCGGCGCTCTGCGCCCCGGCATCAAGGTGATCTTCATGTCCGGCTACACCGCCGACGTCATTGCCCACAAGGGCGTTCTGAATGACGATGTCACCTACATCCAGAAACCGTTCTCCCGAAACGGGTTGGCCGTGACCCTGAAGAAGGCCTTGACCGACGCATAG